The Chitinophagales bacterium genome has a segment encoding these proteins:
- a CDS encoding UPF0175 family protein translates to MTTRKISLDLPNDILLALNESENELKKRIKLILAIQLYDLQKLTIGKAAQLSEMSRFEFEKELSNNKISISNLNEEDVLNDIEKLK, encoded by the coding sequence ATGACAACTCGAAAAATATCGTTAGACTTACCAAATGATATTCTTTTAGCATTAAATGAGTCTGAAAATGAACTAAAAAAACGCATTAAGCTAATTTTAGCAATACAACTTTATGACTTGCAAAAGTTAACCATTGGAAAAGCTGCTCAACTATCTGAAATGTCTCGATTTGAGTTTGAAAAAGAACTTTCTAATAATAAAATTTCAATTTCAAACTTAAACGAAGAAGATGTTTTAAACGATATTGAAAAATTGAAATAA
- the folP gene encoding dihydropteroate synthase encodes MGILNLTPDSFFDGGQYNNDAIILKHVEQMVNDGATIIDIGGMSSRPNAQEISVEAEINRVIPTLKKIRQAFPNIFISIDTYRSEVASVAIDEGIDIINDISAGNIDEQLIDVVAKSKLPYIIMHMQNTPSNMQDNPNYNDIVLDIMDFFNNKIIELRNKGIKDIILDVGFGFGKTIAQNYILLKHITKFNVFNCPILVGISRKSMLYKLLAIEPQDALNASTAAHMLALQNGASILRVHDVKAAKECIDIWNFYRQVD; translated from the coding sequence ATGGGAATTTTAAACCTTACACCAGATTCTTTTTTTGATGGTGGACAGTATAATAATGATGCAATTATTTTAAAACATGTAGAACAAATGGTTAATGATGGTGCTACGATTATTGATATTGGTGGTATGAGTTCTCGACCGAATGCACAAGAAATTAGTGTTGAAGCAGAAATTAATCGAGTAATTCCTACATTAAAAAAGATTAGACAAGCATTTCCGAATATTTTTATTTCTATTGATACTTATAGAAGCGAAGTGGCAAGCGTTGCAATTGACGAAGGTATTGACATTATTAATGATATTAGTGCTGGAAATATAGATGAACAATTAATTGATGTTGTAGCAAAATCTAAATTACCATATATTATTATGCACATGCAAAATACACCAAGCAATATGCAAGACAATCCTAATTATAATGATATAGTGTTGGATATTATGGATTTCTTTAACAACAAAATAATTGAGTTAAGAAATAAAGGCATTAAAGATATTATACTTGATGTTGGATTTGGTTTTGGCAAAACGATAGCTCAAAATTATATACTACTAAAACATATAACTAAATTTAATGTATTTAATTGTCCGATTTTAGTTGGTATTTCTAGAAAAAGTATGTTGTATAAACTATTAGCTATTGAACCACAAGATGCATTAAATGCAAGTACTGCTGCACATATGTTGGCATTACAAAATGGTGCTTCTATTTTAAGAGTTCACGATGTAAAAGCAGCAAAAGAATGTATTGATATTTGGAATTTTTATAGACAAGTAGATTGA
- a CDS encoding DUF1599 domain-containing protein: MSSQIEITIKQYDAVFDACRAVFIKKTKDYGTSWRMLRARSITDQLYIKAKRIRTIDEKGEQKIGDSMEDEFLACVNYGIIALIQLEIQNDNSISYELTETEALVYYNKYYTIIKDLMIAKNHDYGEAWRDMRISSFTDLILSKLHRIKQIEDNQGKTIASEGIDANYMDIVNYAIFALIQIDN; this comes from the coding sequence ATGTCTAGCCAAATTGAAATAACAATTAAACAATACGATGCTGTTTTTGACGCTTGTAGAGCCGTGTTTATAAAAAAAACAAAAGATTATGGCACTTCGTGGCGAATGTTGAGAGCAAGGTCAATTACCGACCAATTATATATTAAAGCCAAACGCATTAGAACGATTGACGAAAAAGGTGAACAGAAAATTGGCGACAGTATGGAAGACGAGTTTTTAGCTTGTGTAAACTATGGTATTATTGCATTGATACAACTAGAAATTCAGAACGACAATAGCATTAGCTATGAATTAACAGAAACAGAAGCTTTAGTATATTACAATAAATACTATACAATTATAAAAGATTTAATGATTGCTAAAAATCACGATTATGGCGAAGCTTGGCGAGATATGCGTATTAGTTCCTTCACCGATTTAATTTTGAGTAAACTACATCGTATCAAACAGATAGAAGACAACCAAGGCAAAACCATAGCTTCCGAAGGAATTGATGCGAACTACATGGACATAGTCAACTACGCCATTTTTGCATTAATACAGATTGATAATTAG
- a CDS encoding AarF/ABC1/UbiB kinase family protein, with protein MKEQNKIPTSKVQRASRFLKTGVKVGSNYVKYAAKSMVSETNKADLDKKNADEIFELLNQLKGSALKVAQMMSMDTGLLPKEYAEKFAQAQNNAMALSGPLITNTFIKQFGKAPNAIYDEFDATAKHAASIGQVHEAYKDGKKLAVKIQYPGVADAIHNDINMVKPLAARLIGVPTSFLDYYAEEFEARLTEECDYNLELQNGLEVAALCQSLDNVVIPNYYKELSSDRVLTMDWIEGMPLQDFINSDVSQAIKNKIGQTLVDFVFQQIHHAKRFHADPHPGNFLVTNDYKLVVLDFGCMKSISEDFYKTYFSLADENLQQDEAKIKEQLIKLDMLRADDSKEDMQLFYSTAKKLIDIITEPLKHDTFYFGDEEYTNQLNREGEQLSTNKEFRKPKAIRGNRDAIYLHRAFFGMYAILYQLKATVKMDKSFLEDLVR; from the coding sequence ATGAAAGAGCAAAACAAAATTCCTACTTCCAAAGTGCAAAGAGCATCTAGATTTTTAAAAACTGGTGTTAAAGTTGGTAGCAACTATGTAAAATATGCTGCAAAATCTATGGTTTCAGAAACCAATAAAGCAGATTTAGACAAAAAAAATGCCGACGAAATTTTTGAATTGCTCAATCAACTAAAAGGAAGTGCCTTAAAAGTAGCTCAGATGATGAGCATGGACACTGGCTTGTTACCAAAAGAGTATGCCGAAAAGTTTGCACAAGCACAGAACAATGCCATGGCTTTGTCTGGTCCATTAATTACCAATACTTTTATCAAGCAATTTGGCAAAGCACCCAATGCTATTTACGATGAATTTGATGCTACTGCAAAACACGCTGCTTCTATTGGTCAAGTTCATGAAGCGTATAAAGATGGTAAAAAGTTGGCTGTAAAAATTCAATATCCTGGCGTTGCTGATGCTATTCACAACGATATTAATATGGTAAAACCTTTGGCTGCTCGACTAATTGGTGTGCCTACTTCGTTTTTAGATTATTACGCAGAAGAGTTTGAAGCAAGATTAACAGAAGAGTGCGACTACAATTTAGAGTTGCAAAATGGTTTGGAAGTAGCTGCACTTTGTCAGTCATTAGACAATGTAGTGATTCCGAATTACTATAAAGAATTATCTTCTGATAGAGTATTGACAATGGATTGGATTGAAGGAATGCCATTGCAAGATTTTATTAATTCTGATGTTAGTCAAGCTATTAAAAATAAAATTGGACAAACTTTGGTAGATTTTGTATTTCAACAAATACATCATGCAAAGCGATTTCATGCAGATCCACATCCAGGAAATTTTTTAGTAACTAATGATTACAAATTGGTTGTGCTTGATTTTGGTTGTATGAAAAGTATTTCAGAAGATTTTTATAAAACTTATTTTTCTTTAGCCGATGAAAATCTACAACAAGATGAAGCTAAAATTAAAGAACAGTTGATAAAATTAGACATGCTTAGAGCTGATGACAGCAAGGAAGATATGCAATTGTTTTATAGTACAGCAAAGAAATTAATTGATATAATTACTGAACCTTTAAAGCACGATACTTTTTATTTTGGTGATGAAGAATATACCAATCAATTGAATCGAGAAGGTGAACAATTGAGTACTAACAAAGAGTTTAGAAAACCAAAAGCTATTCGTGGTAATAGAGATGCTATTTATTTACATCGAGCATTTTTTGGTATGTACGCTATCTTATATCAACTAAAAGCTACTGTAAAAATGGACAAATCATTTTTAGAAGATTTAGTTAGATAA
- a CDS encoding polyprenyl synthetase family protein codes for MLLIDDLRSVFLDYLQAQQLPTTPNELYEPNTYFLNIGGKRLRPILLLLANQLYKGNVNDALPAALAIEYFHNFTLIHDDVMDDAPLRRNQQTVHEKYNINTAILSGDVLLIKAYELLSKIDNEKLTLVFKIFNQTAIEVCEGQQYDINFETQTVVTEADYIYMITLKTSVLIAAAMQIGALLGNATTEDANLLYDYALNLGIAFQIQDDILDCYGDNKQVGKQIGGDIIQNKKTLLMIKALADSSIKDDSELSDILLSNTINNDDKINQVLTIFECYNIKAKVIKTRDSYIAKAKTNLAQLNLDNTNKAILESLIHHLVLRAY; via the coding sequence ATGTTATTAATTGATGATTTGCGAAGCGTTTTTTTAGATTATTTACAAGCACAACAACTGCCTACAACACCAAATGAATTATATGAACCCAATACTTATTTTTTAAATATTGGTGGAAAAAGACTGCGACCGATTCTATTATTATTAGCCAATCAATTATACAAAGGAAATGTAAATGATGCATTACCAGCAGCTTTAGCCATAGAGTATTTTCATAATTTTACATTAATTCATGATGATGTAATGGATGATGCACCTTTGCGAAGAAATCAGCAAACAGTACATGAAAAATACAATATCAATACAGCAATTTTAAGTGGCGATGTTCTGTTGATTAAAGCTTACGAATTACTATCAAAAATAGATAATGAAAAATTAACTTTAGTATTTAAAATATTTAATCAAACAGCAATAGAAGTTTGTGAAGGTCAGCAATACGATATAAATTTTGAAACGCAAACTGTAGTAACTGAAGCAGATTATATTTATATGATTACATTAAAAACTTCAGTTTTAATTGCAGCAGCTATGCAAATTGGTGCTTTACTTGGAAATGCTACAACAGAAGATGCGAATTTATTATACGATTATGCATTGAACTTAGGTATTGCCTTTCAAATACAAGACGATATTTTAGATTGTTATGGTGATAATAAACAAGTTGGTAAACAAATTGGTGGCGACATCATTCAAAATAAAAAAACATTGTTAATGATTAAAGCATTAGCAGACAGTAGTATTAAAGATGATAGTGAATTATCTGATATTTTATTATCAAATACTATTAATAATGATGATAAAATAAATCAAGTATTGACTATTTTTGAATGCTACAACATCAAAGCGAAAGTAATAAAAACCAGAGACAGTTATATTGCAAAAGCCAAAACAAACTTAGCACAATTAAATTTAGACAATACTAACAAAGCTATTTTAGAAAGCTTAATCCATCATTTGGTATTGAGAGCGTATTGA
- a CDS encoding EamA family transporter: MKTYQFYAVISMFFAGVTAVIAKAGLKNVSADTGLAIRTCFVFLFVWINIFVFNPLKDFSNLTTKDISYLGISALTTTLSWIFYYRAIKIGNVSEVALIDKASIIVTLILSFLFLNEQFTWRIALGATLMLSGFLVLTVK, translated from the coding sequence ATGAAAACATATCAGTTTTATGCAGTTATTTCCATGTTTTTTGCAGGAGTTACAGCTGTTATTGCTAAAGCTGGACTTAAAAATGTAAGTGCAGATACAGGTTTGGCTATTAGAACTTGTTTTGTGTTCTTATTTGTTTGGATAAATATTTTTGTATTCAATCCACTTAAAGATTTTTCCAACTTAACAACAAAAGATATTAGTTACTTAGGAATTTCTGCATTAACAACAACACTTTCTTGGATTTTTTACTACAGAGCAATAAAAATTGGAAATGTATCTGAAGTTGCTTTAATAGATAAAGCGAGTATTATTGTAACACTTATACTTTCTTTTTTATTTTTAAATGAACAGTTTACTTGGCGTATTGCATTAGGTGCTACATTAATGCTAAGTGGATTTTTAGTTTTAACAGTTAAATGA